The Seriola aureovittata isolate HTS-2021-v1 ecotype China chromosome 7, ASM2101889v1, whole genome shotgun sequence genome includes the window cagcgtTTGTGCAGCACTTAAGGTATTGAGATTTTAGATGTCAGTCTGTATACAGGAGTTCTTGGGCTGCTGCTGGGTTTGGGTTAGATGTTGCGGTcggtggtggttgttgttggtttcTTTAAGCTGCTCTCCAGTGTTGCTGTGAGAGTCTAGCTCAGCGGGACACACCAGGTTGACATTCTCCTCTGTGATGAAGCAGAGAGGTGAGAGCTCTGGCCCGTGGCCCAGGGAGGaagtggtggaggtgggggagtGGGGAGTGATCACAGCTCCTTGTCCATGGGAGGAGGACAATGAAGAAGTGGGGCAGGTCTCCAGACGGTCATTCTCTACCTCAGGTAAAGGGCTGACGGTGGCAAAGCGCGTGTGGTAGTCGCCTCCACCGGAGCCGTGGCTACAGGACGTCTTCATGCTTTCCAGATCAGAGCAGCTGAACTCAGAGAAGTGGCTGGAGTGGGAGTCAGCCACGGAAGGCAGGCTGCCGCTCAGTGAAGGAGAGTCGAACTCAGAGGAGTTGGTGCTGCGCTGCTCCAGCAGCTGAGCGTCCATGTCTTCCCGTGTCTCGTTGATTTTGGTGCCACCGCAGCCTTTCTTGCGCAGCTTGCCTTTGCTCTTTTTGCCCccggagctggaggaggagcagcaggatgcCTCTTTGGCCCACTTGGTGGAGGTTCCTTTGCCCTCTGACGAGGTGCAGCCATTAGAGGGGCACGTCCAGCCACAGCGACCGACATGGCTGTCATctacactgctgctgccactgtggTGCCGTAGTTTGCTGGGTTTGGATTCAATGTCAACCTGGACCTCCATACTGTTCCCATCTCTGAGACAAGAAAAGggcatttaagaaaaaaaactatatgtacagtatgtaacatCCCTAAATTCAGGCAACCCCAGCTTTAGCACTTAGGCTTTTTGGTCCATTTTCATGGCAGTAAATCACTTGTGAGGACATTTGCTGCTCCGACCAGAACACCAAACCTGgacttgtgtttacatttaaagacagaTCAAAGCTTCTCAGAGAAGACAGAAGATAAGATCAAATTAAGAAACAACAGCTAATGGCAGACTGTTTAAGCTCTGGGACCTTCTCATATCGAACTACATACAGAAGAATGGAATATTTTCCAAGATGGGATTGAATCAGCAAATCAGTTCCATATCACTGTTGGATAAACATAATCAaggatgaaaatgtcatgtgttCACTCACAGCCAGCCTAAGACACTTTCTAGAAATACCTTAAAGCACCCCCCTCCCTCTTACAGCCTGTCTTGTCTACTCATGTCAGGAATTTATTACTGATGGtattgtgtggatgtgtgtatttgtcttctTACTCCTTTTAatagttttgtcattttattcagTCTCTACATTCCTCTGCTAATCACAACCTCATCAGaatcttcatcacttcacctctgctgctgcatcatcGTCTTCTCGCTCACATCACAAACCACTGTGCTGAATCAGTTGTTCCATAGAAACACAAGTCACATACCTTCTTTTCTGCTAACAAGATGAATTCAGAAATTACAACTGGCTTCTCAAACGTGATCCTTAAGTTTTACCACTTTTACCAGCTGCTTCATGTAGAGGCCACATCACCTTGGTTTATTCACCTGCTGCATATTTCTCCTGTCAGTTACATTCATCTATccttatactgtgtgtgtagttagtgtttgttgggtttttttgggtCAGTCGTTGCTAGTAGTGCGTGGTAACATGTGGAAGTATGaagttgttgtctgtgttttctgtaactTTCAGTCACTTAATGTATCCGATCCTTCACCGTTTGTTAATAATTCCCTTAGTTTTATGGTGCTGACTCAAATTATATCTAtataatttgattatttataaTTACAGCGATATAATTTGAGTCAGCACCATCTGGCCATGAAAAGTGTTCCACATGATAATTCTGATTAACGCCATATTTCCCAAATGGAGCTAAATTCTCCCTACACTGTTTAATAATGAGGATTTCTGGAAGGACACCAGCTACACAGAACTACACCAGCGCTGCCAGTGAACAGACTCGTCTCTAAATGCTTTATCTAGATAAAAAGTAAATGATGCTCACCTGTCTAGAGGCATGTAGGCGTTAAGAATGGATCCAGCCATTGCTTTGGTGCTAGCATTGTCACTGATTGTACCCAGGCTGACTGTGCCAGATTCACCACTGAGACTGCAACGCTCCTTCTGCACATCAGCCTGCACCTCCAGCCTGACAACATGTGAGGCGGGAGATTAGATAATGCAAGAAAGCACCATGAAGTCCAAGgttgcattaacatttaaatccCACGACATGTGTTTCCATCTCAGTACCTGTTTAGGTAATTGACCATGGCACTGCCAGAGAGGCTGCCGGTGATGCTGGCTCCAGCCAGGGCCATGGTGGAGGCTGTCTCACTCAGGTTGTCTCTGATGGCCCCCAGACGGTCCATGTGGCTACCACTGGCACTCAGGCTGCCCGTCAACCCCCCAACACTGCCTTCACCTATACTGGGGTTGTTCCTTGTGTCTGCCACTGATGTAGTATCTACAAAGAAGATACAATCATGAAATAACATCATGGCActgtaaatggacttgcacttttatagcacttttctagtcttactgactactcaaagtgctttatactacttgccacattcatccacacacattcatacatcacacacatacactgattGAACAGCTATCAGGGGCAACGTAGGGTTaagtatcttgcccaaggacacatTGACATGCAGCcaggaggagccagggatcaaaccaccgaccCTCTAATCAGACTACTCTACCTCCTGAACCACAGCTGccccatttaccatttaccaaaaacataataatcTTTTGCAGGAAAAATAAGGCAGTGTGTCTAAAACATGAGACATTTTTGACGAAACAGAAATGTTATTCCAAGCATTCATGGGTTTTTCTGTGAAATAAGAGGTGTTAGGGAACACTTGACATTGCAGcagatttcatttaaattggGACTCAGTGGTGCATCATTCAGGAAAAAACCAAATCGTGTTGTTTGCTGACTTTGGCATAAACACAAAAGGTGGCTTTTGGATGTCAGTGAgggtagtggtggtgggggcaCTAAAGCTTACCAGTGGCAGCTGCCCCGCTGCCAacattcatgtcattttcatcatcaaactcGATGCGGACTCCTTTGCCATTCCCAGCTGAGACACCACAACCTCCACTGCGGCACAGAGAGATGGGAACTACGCCATAGACGTACGCAAGCATGATGGGAACGCCAATGCCTGCAGggtgaaagagacaaagacacagaaacagagacaagtTAGACcaaagcacagaggaaaaaaactggAGGCCAGTGTTGCTGACACGCAGAAATCACAACAGTCTAAATCTCCTTGAACTTTCAAATCTTTTTGTACAACTCAGGAGAAATCCAATTGactttgaaaacaaacagagagtaagaacagagaaagagaaagagaaaaaggaaggagcGAGGAGAGATCGGAGAACAGACTGACCGACAGTGACTGCAGCTACTACAGGAGACACGATGACAGAGAGCGTCACCCCACCAGCGATCACCAGGTTCCTCTTGTGGTTGGAAATATCTTTGCCTTCGTAGCGGTTGTGgatctgagagagaaaaagttcaGTGTTCTGAGGAATGTTTCCAGCACCTTGTTGAATCTATGCCATGAAGACTTAAGGCAGTTTTGAAGGCAGAAGGGGGTTCAACCCGGTACTGgcaaggtgtacctaataatgtgtgtgtgtgtgtgtgtgtgtgtgtgtgtgtgtgtgtgtgtgtgtgtgtgtgtgtgtgtgtgtgtgcatgtgtgtgtgtgttccctcttACCTTCCACAAAGACTGTTTGTTGCAAGTATAAATCAGTCAACAAAGTACAGCTGCTATGAAACATAGTATGAGTATAAAGACTATGACATGTGACCATAGAGCAATAAAATGTCTATGAGTCAATGTCATGACTGAACAGCAGCTTTCAACCAGTGCCTGTGAAATGCAGGTGATTcatgttgagatgtttcacaAGTGTCATGTGATCACTGCTGAATGTGGTCTGGTTTGGTCAGGGGGAAAAGTTTGTTGGCTCTGGCTTCTTCTTGGCAGGATTAGGAGGGGAATTCTGGAGAGTCTgaacactttcattttattgcaaCGTCAAACTGTCATTAAACAGACCCAGACTGAGAGTTGCAACATAAGTGTGTATACACAGATGTACAAGTTAATCACAAATGACCTCAGCTGGCTTGCGATAACTTCAGCctgggaaaaataaataacattattaacactattttttttccaatttaacTAGTGACTTACTGTTTGATATATGTGCTTGTATCTGGCCATGTTTATTTCCATTACTGATAATGTAATATGTATAAAGTTATGTAACAGAGTATGTTTACAACTGAAAATATAGTGCCTCAGAGGAACGctgtgtgagagagcagagcTCCAAAGCAAGGGAACTattcaaatgattaaaatgcAGCAgtctgactgactcactgcagACTGAAACCCTGTGCTTTATAATAAACCACACAGCTCTATACAGTTGAGTGTTTGAACAGTAAATCTAAACAGTGAACGAATGAGTAGATGTTCTGCCTCATCCATGTAGTTGTAACTATTAGCAGAGGAACCtgaatatatacatacaaacaaTGTGTCCTCACCTTCCTTCCCACATATACAGGGATGCCGATAATCATGGCGGGAATAGCTATACCAGCGATGAGCGCGATGCCGACAGGGGCACCCACAAGTGTTCCCAGTTGCCACAAAATCTTCTTCTTTCTGCTCCATGGCTTCTTACCCCAGAATGTACAGCCCGATGGACTGAAAAAGAAGTAGTCCGCCACTTATACATTTGTGTGCATATTATAATAGgtcttcagtttttttcccccatgtcACACAACTGAGGGAAAAATTTCTCCTAGTGTTGATGAAAATCAGCTTCACGAtcattcaaaatattttaatttagtcAGGCAgatcaaaaatgtcatgaagTAAAACGATCAAGCTTGGTGGATAGGTTCTTTATCTTGGGCACTCTTCAGACAGCAAAACTTACTGTATATCaatatgaatgtttttcttaGAATCACGATCACAAGGATGAAGGCAGTAATGACGATTGATGAGGATGAACAGTTGTGATTTGCTTACACAACAATGTTTGACATTGTTACTCTGAGTGTActtaaatgtaaacatgttaaaCTAACCAAGGCCTGTAAagcgtgtctgtgtgtacgtgtgcagACGTACTGACCTCAGGTAGTGCAGGTCTGAGATTTCCTTCATACAGAGCCAACAGAACTCACATCCGCAGACGGCACAGGTCATGTGGTTACAGCTGCCGTCGTTCATCTTGATGATGTAAGCAGCACATCGTGGACATGGCTTGATGTCAtcagctgagagaaagagaatgtgATTTAACTGTTCATAATTAAGTTTCACCCACTAGACTCTGTATAATGCCACTGCTATCAGCAGGTGAGGTCTGTTCAGTCAGATAACATCACTTCAATTTTCACCATGGTGTTAGAAAAAGTAATTGGGCATTCATGCAACTATcttctgtgcgtgtgtgtgtgtatgtgtgtgcgtgtgttggtTCACTCATTTAACCTGCAGCTCCGCTCTCTTGGCTGTAGCTGAGGGAGGACGAGCGGATGGTCCTCAGACGAAGGCTCTGGGCTCTCTGCTGCCGTGCTGCATCACAGGTTTGGTTGGGATGCCACAGCTGCTTACAGTGGTAACAGAACTCGGTACCGCAGCCCTCCCTGCCGCAAGTGATCTTAGGACAGCTGGCACACCCAAAGGCTATCACTGCATAcctacacaaacaaaacacatggtGGTTTGCTAGGTTAGCTTCCCTCTGTCAAAAGGACAACATTCAATTACAAGGTGTAGTTAACCTCAGCTCTAAAATTATAAGCAAAAGAAAGATCCCTAACAAACTGCCTCAAAAAGGCATTCAAGATTATGAACATCCCCACATGTCTTCTATGACTACTTTAAGCCAATGCTATTATAACATATTTTAGATTGCATGTATGTAAAACAAATAGAAGTTCGTTTTTTAGATTTGTGAACAGCCACACTTCAAAAGTGGTCAGTTTGGCTTGCATGTACACTGATAAATGCATTATTTCTGCTTGTCCAACACATCATGTGCCTTTGTGTTGGATATTGTTGGCCAGCTATGGACAAGCCACTGTTACAAATCCTAatacttgtcttttttttttggttcaggAGCCATGCCTCTCTCTAACCAACACCACTTTCTCCATGATACACCTCTAGGCAACTGTATTTTCTTACAGAGAAATCAGAGTGTGGCAGTATGCTGATTGCAAATAGCAGACACGTGCCTGTCAATTTAGGATAATTCTGATTCACTAACATGCGCACAGTGGTACTATCAAAATTGGCCAGTGAGCATGTGTCATGAATCCGACATTAATTTTGCGTGCACACTTTTCTATGCCCATATTCGTGAATGCGACCCATTGATCTTTTAATACAACACTATCAAACCCATTTAACCATGCtaagaaaacatacagtatctcaCAAAAGTGAGTATACCCCCtcacatttttgcaaatattttattatatctaTTCATGGGACAACACTATAGAAATGAAACTTTGATATAACTTAAAGTAGTGAGTGTACAGCTTGTATAGCAGTATAGATTTACTGTACTCTGAAAATAACTCAACACACAGCCATTAATGTCTAAACAGCTGGCAACACAAGTGAGTACACCTCACAGTGAACATGTCCAAATTGTGCCCAATTGCGTCGTTGTCCCTCCCTGGTGTCATGTGACTCGTTAGTGTTACAAAGTTTCAGTTGTGAATGGGGAGCAGGGCTGTTAAAtttggtgttttctctctcatacTGGTCACTGGATATTCAACATGGCGCCTCATGGCAAAGAACTCTCTGAGGATCTGAAAAATGGAATTGTTGCTCTTCATAAAGATGGCCTAGGCTACAAGAAGATTGCTAACACCCTGAAACAGAGCTACAGCACAGTGGCCAAGATCATACAGCGGTTTTCCAGGACAGGTTCCACTCGGAACAGGCCTCACCAGGGTCGACCAAAGAAGTTGAGTCCTTATGTTCAGCGTCATATCCAGAGGTTGGCTTCAAAAAATAGACGAATGAGTGCTGCCTCCATTGCTGCAGAGGTTGAAGAAGTGGGGGGTCAGCCTGTCAGTGCTCAGACCATACACCGCACACTACATCAAATCGGTCTGCATGTCCGTCGTCCCAGAAGGAAGCCTCTTCTGAAGCTGATGCACAAGAAAGCCCGCAAAGAGTTTGCTGAAGACAAGCAGTACAAGAACATGGATTACTGGAACCATGTCCTGTGGTCTGACGAGACCAAGATAAACTTGTTTGGCTCAGATGGTGTCAAGCATGTGTGGCGGCACCCTGGTGAGGAGTACAAAGACAACTAAGTCTAGCCTACAGTCAAGCATGGTGGTGGTAGCGTCATGGTCTGGGGCTCCATGAGTGCTGCCGGCACTGGGGAGCTGCAGTTCATTGAGGGAAACATGAATTCCAACATGTACTGTGACATTCTGAAGCAGAGCATGATTCCTTCCCTTCGGAAACTGGGCCGCAGGGCAGTTTTCCAAAATAATAACGACCCCAAACACACCTCCAAGATGACAACTGCCTTGCTGAGGAAGCTGAAGGTAAAGGTGATGGACTGGCCAAGTATGTCTCAAGTATGTCTGGGTTTAGGTCTCTCTCAGACCTAAACCCAATTGAGCACCTGCGGGGCATCCTCAAGCGGAAGGTGGAGGAGCGCAAGGTGTCTAACATCCACCAGGTCCGTGATGTCATCATGGAGGAGTGGAAGAGGATTCCAGTAGCAACCTGTGCAGCTCTGGTGAATTCCATGCCCAAGAGGGTTAAGGCAGTGCTAGATAATAATGGTGGTCACACAAAATTTTGCCCAATAACTGTAACATCGGTACCCGTTGTGTGTAACTAATTTACACagggcggctgtggctcaggacacgtccactaattagaaggttggtggttcgatccccaggcTGCACGTCGAAGTATCCTTGGgaaagatactgaaccccacattgcccctgatggctgttccatcagtgtatgactGTGCATATGAGTGATATGTATGAAtttgagtgaatgggtgaatgtggcaagtattgtaaagcgctttgagtggtagaaaagtgctatataagtgcaagtccatttacacATTACATTTCCTCTGACCAGGGAGTCAGGGACAGAGGGATTAAGTACTCAAATAGGTTACATTTCCGAATGCAGCAGTGCATCCACAGCCATTAGAAAATAAGCactttaatgaattaaatacatGTACTTTAATTCTCTTGGCGTCTAAACTGTACTACTCCattatcactctctctctctctctcctcatttggACTCATGAAAAACCAAGGAAAGTGTGTTGCTGATGGTAGTTATCAACTGTATAACCAATGACAATACTGTTTTCTAATCAATAATGTCATATTAATACAGAGGGAGTTCGACAGGGATATCTTAATAAATGTTGAACACAAATATTATGTCTTTTGCCCTGGCCCAGGGTGTGCCTTTTCCCAAACCTAACTGATCCATGCAACTCTTAAATTGAGTAATAGACTGGATGAATATTAGCATGATAACGAAAGCCTGTGAGCTGCAGGAAAGAGGAACAAGTAAGAGGAaatgacagagcagagaaaagctGGAGAAATCGAAAAACTCGTCATTGcgatatgaacatgtgcaataaacacatcGCCATGCATGCAGGGTCTTCAAGGTGCAGCGCCTGAGCCAAATGAACCGGACAAAACTCCACAGGGCTGCAGCCTCTGTGCTGTCTGCTGTGCATGTAGAGGAGCAGTATAGATCAGTGAGGAGTGAACTCACTTCATTCAACAGTGTCATCAAACATCGCAAATTTTCCTCATATTGTGCAGGCCTAACAGAAGGACACTGTAATTTcctcagaaccagaaccagaaccagaaccagtgCCAGCAGTGGTAGACACACTGCAAAAACTATGGACAATGGTCCGCCCCAATGCTCAGctcaaagaaaaggaaatggcTATACAAGTAGTTGAGCAAgtgggcgagagagagagagagagagagagagagagagagagagagagagagaattaggATTCTCCCAAATAAATAAGCCTTTTCACGCAAAAATGTGTGCTGTGCTTGTTGTCACTATGGCATGTCATACAAAAACAGGGTCTAATTTTTCATGATAAAGATATACAGTCCACCATGTTTTTCATGACCACTTCAGAGTCAGCCTCACAGAGAAAAATGgttcaatacattttaaattaatgtaaatTCTTATTCTATTCTTATTCCAGATGCTTCCTCAATTTTGTGAGTTATGAAGATCCAGCAGTTAAGGGACTTTAGACCAATGTCCACCTGGCTATATACAAATGAGCAGCAGATTTGATttgtcagtgagtcagtcaccATTTGACCCTGCATGGCCTCTGTAAAGATGGACTGCAGTGGCAGTGTGGGGGACTGGGTGGAAGCAAACCAACGAGTCATCACTCAGGAATGGGATTAAACAGCAAAACTGTTACAGGGGCATGCAGCAAATAATACAGAGAGCTGAAACGAAAACAAACAGGGaaggagacaaacagacagctgGTACAGAAAAGATAGCTGGAAAAGAGACCAACAGActggaaaagacagacagaggtatGGGTTTTCCTGTGACATAATACACTGTGCATACATATTACACAATATTATTTAACAGTTACAGATCAagttgaaaacaaatatttgtttctgCTTCTCACCCTTTTTTGTACTTCTATTCCTCCATAACTATCATGTTACATCTGTTTACACAACAGTTAGTTCTGatcaagtaatttgattggacaagAGTCATTCAATGAGTGCCGACATAGAGTACAACAGCATTGGGACTTTTAACTATATGTATCGCTCTGCTTTACAGTCgttctattaaccgttaatcaACGTCACATTAACGGTCATTACCTCTCTTAGATtttaacaaactttgcaaagatgaacctatttccagaaataacatttgaattaaattgcaTGTGGTcatcagaagaggatgaagggaagaaatCTGGATACTTGAGtgcacacctgaggtaacgtgtTGACAACGTAGctagctagtgtgcactgtgcaggtcaggaatgtttatgtgttacttagcaacagtccactaccagtccagttgcagaACTATATGTGTTGGTGTAGCCGaataaatggtaaaataaacaaacaaattataatCTGTTGGCCTGCGGTCTCATACCTATGACCATACCACagctgtgctgatattcagtacaacatcactccTTCatgtgtgatattgcttaagtATGAGAGTATGAAAAATAGCATTTTGTGATTCTGATCTCTGAAAACAAGTCCTTCATTTTCTCAGCGATATCTTGAGCTGATGAATGGTCCATATTCTCTGAGTTGATGTATTTAGTCTTGACCTAGCAACAGCAATTTACAAACAATGCTGtcttatatttattattattatatattaaattatcTCAGGTAGACAAATACATTAACTTGATGAAATGGAGCCTGCCTTGGAAAAATGGTGACAGGTGCAGAGATATTCCCTTCTAAGAGTGGGAagtcacagctgtcaatcaatacGTGAATGGTGTACTACTAATCTAATGCTCCTTTTGAACCGAGCAGTGTGACACAGTGTACACAACGAGGATGTAGGCAAAGGGCTGGGCAGAGCATAACagaaaagggagagggagggttGGGAAGAACAGAGTTGCCCGAGTCTTATGCAACACTACCTATAGGTGCAAGACAGTAATCTGAGGAAACTTGCAACACTCTATCTCACACACCAGACAACAGGTAAACCTGAGACACCCTGAACACACTGAAAAGCATTCTTGAGAAACCA containing:
- the LOC130172125 gene encoding E3 ubiquitin-protein ligase RNF19A-like encodes the protein MLHLWFCCFSFTAGDPHPSAKIRLLDVTTRLIRRSHHVLNADGPSGALSPHPGPSSPSLIHHLTPSPSPIPLPDLPAHVRDRLPNPGSPLAHPSPPSGEMSLQKHQQLGGGSGGVMGSDRDLQSTASSISLPSVKKAPKKRRLSLTSLFRRRGREPKLGRQRSRELQHPGPGGLGGVDGIASIESIHSEMCNDKNSAFSVAGAGAASAAAAAAAAAAAAAAAAAAAAAAAAAAAATSSASGPSSSTSSSSSKVGGGVGAELLECPLCLLRHSRENFPDIMTCHHRSCIDCLRQYLRIEISESRVNISCPECSERYNPHDIRMILSDRVLMEKYEEFMLRRWLVADPDCRWCPAPDCGYAVIAFGCASCPKITCGREGCGTEFCYHCKQLWHPNQTCDAARQQRAQSLRLRTIRSSSLSYSQESGAAADDIKPCPRCAAYIIKMNDGSCNHMTCAVCGCEFCWLCMKEISDLHYLSPSGCTFWGKKPWSRKKKILWQLGTLVGAPVGIALIAGIAIPAMIIGIPVYVGRKIHNRYEGKDISNHKRNLVIAGGVTLSVIVSPVVAAVTVGIGVPIMLAYVYGVVPISLCRSGGCGVSAGNGKGVRIEFDDENDMNVGSGAAATDTTSVADTRNNPSIGEGSVGGLTGSLSASGSHMDRLGAIRDNLSETASTMALAGASITGSLSGSAMVNYLNRLEVQADVQKERCSLSGESGTVSLGTISDNASTKAMAGSILNAYMPLDRDGNSMEVQVDIESKPSKLRHHSGSSSVDDSHVGRCGWTCPSNGCTSSEGKGTSTKWAKEASCCSSSSSGGKKSKGKLRKKGCGGTKINETREDMDAQLLEQRSTNSSEFDSPSLSGSLPSVADSHSSHFSEFSCSDLESMKTSCSHGSGGGDYHTRFATVSPLPEVENDRLETCPTSSLSSSHGQGAVITPHSPTSTTSSLGHGPELSPLCFITEENVNLVCPAELDSHSNTGEQLKETNNNHHRPQHLTQTQQQPKNSCIQTDI